The Ziziphus jujuba cultivar Dongzao chromosome 7, ASM3175591v1 genome includes a region encoding these proteins:
- the LOC107425424 gene encoding 2,3-bisphosphoglycerate-dependent phosphoglycerate mutase 1 isoform X2, producing the protein MAAAVLHQYVGPIQLYDNNCRKDSTSLNIFGSSSLKFTTKDFAVDIGFCRKGSSNSKQRRLYIVHSSNSHTSGVDHAISTYGTTDDSQHRSIESALIIIRHGESFWNERNLFTGSVDVPLTKRGVDEAIEAGKRICNIPVDMIYTSALIRAQMTAMLAMTQHRCKKVPIIIHNESEQAKASTQISSEETKNHYGELQGLNKQEIKERYGEEQVHKWRRSYDISPPCGESLEMCSQRAVAYFREHIEPHLLSGKHVMVAAHANTLRSIIMYLDKLSSREVMSLEISTGIPLLYIYKEGKFMKRGSPIGPTEAGVYAYTENLAIYRKGLDEIQH; encoded by the exons ACATCAATATGTTGGCCCCATTCAGCTCTATGATAATAATTGTCGCAAGGATTCTACGTCTCTCAATATATTTGGAAGTTCATCACTGAAATTTACCACAAAGGATTTTGCAGTTGATATTGGATTCTGCAGAAAAGGAAGTTCTAACTCTAAACAGCGTAGATTGTACATAGTTCATTCATCAAATTCTCATACTTCTGGGGTGGATCATGCCATATCTACCTATGGTACCACTGACGATTCCCAACACAGATCAA TTGAGTCTGCTTTAATTATAATTCGACATGGTGAGTCTTTCTGGAATGAGAGGAACTTATTCACTGGCTCTGTTGATGTGCCTTTAACGAAGAGAGGTGTAGATGAAGCAATTGAAGCAGGCAAAAGAATTTGCAATATACCAGTGGACATGATTTACACATCTGCACTCATTCGTGCACAGATGACAGCTATGCTTGCAATGACTCAACACCGCTGCAAGAAG GTGCCCATCATCATTCATAATGAGAGTGAGCAGGCAAAAGCTAGCACTCAAATTTCCAGTGAAGAGACCAAAAATCA TTATGGGGAATTACAAGGTCTAAACAAGCAGGAGATAAAAGAGAGATATGGGGAGGAGCAAGTCCATAAGTGGCGTCGAAGTTATGATATTTCTCCCCCTTGTGGTGAGAGCTTGGAGATGTGTTCTCAAAGAGCTGTTGCATATTTTAGAGAACAT ATTGAACCTCATCTTCTGTCTGGAAAGCATGTGATGGTTGCTGCCCATGCAAATACTCTGAGGTCGATAATTATGTATCTTGACAAATTATCTTCTCGTGAG GTTATGAGCTTAGAGATATCAACTGGGATCCcacttctttatatatataaagagggaAAGTTTATGAAGAGGGGAAGTCCTATTGGACCTACAGAGGCTGGTGTTTATGCTTATACCGAG
- the LOC107425424 gene encoding 2,3-bisphosphoglycerate-dependent phosphoglycerate mutase 1 isoform X1 has product MAAAVLHQYVGPIQLYDNNCRKDSTSLNIFGSSSLKFTTKDFAVDIGFCRKGSSNSKQRRLYIVHSSNSHTSGVDHAISTYGTTDDSQHRSIESALIIIRHGESFWNERNLFTGSVDVPLTKRGVDEAIEAGKRICNIPVDMIYTSALIRAQMTAMLAMTQHRCKKVPIIIHNESEQAKASTQISSEETKNQSVPVITAWQLNERIYGELQGLNKQEIKERYGEEQVHKWRRSYDISPPCGESLEMCSQRAVAYFREHIEPHLLSGKHVMVAAHANTLRSIIMYLDKLSSREVMSLEISTGIPLLYIYKEGKFMKRGSPIGPTEAGVYAYTENLAIYRKGLDEIQH; this is encoded by the exons ACATCAATATGTTGGCCCCATTCAGCTCTATGATAATAATTGTCGCAAGGATTCTACGTCTCTCAATATATTTGGAAGTTCATCACTGAAATTTACCACAAAGGATTTTGCAGTTGATATTGGATTCTGCAGAAAAGGAAGTTCTAACTCTAAACAGCGTAGATTGTACATAGTTCATTCATCAAATTCTCATACTTCTGGGGTGGATCATGCCATATCTACCTATGGTACCACTGACGATTCCCAACACAGATCAA TTGAGTCTGCTTTAATTATAATTCGACATGGTGAGTCTTTCTGGAATGAGAGGAACTTATTCACTGGCTCTGTTGATGTGCCTTTAACGAAGAGAGGTGTAGATGAAGCAATTGAAGCAGGCAAAAGAATTTGCAATATACCAGTGGACATGATTTACACATCTGCACTCATTCGTGCACAGATGACAGCTATGCTTGCAATGACTCAACACCGCTGCAAGAAG GTGCCCATCATCATTCATAATGAGAGTGAGCAGGCAAAAGCTAGCACTCAAATTTCCAGTGAAGAGACCAAAAATCAGTCAGTTCCAGTTATAACAGCTTGGCAATTAAATGAAAGAAT TTATGGGGAATTACAAGGTCTAAACAAGCAGGAGATAAAAGAGAGATATGGGGAGGAGCAAGTCCATAAGTGGCGTCGAAGTTATGATATTTCTCCCCCTTGTGGTGAGAGCTTGGAGATGTGTTCTCAAAGAGCTGTTGCATATTTTAGAGAACAT ATTGAACCTCATCTTCTGTCTGGAAAGCATGTGATGGTTGCTGCCCATGCAAATACTCTGAGGTCGATAATTATGTATCTTGACAAATTATCTTCTCGTGAG GTTATGAGCTTAGAGATATCAACTGGGATCCcacttctttatatatataaagagggaAAGTTTATGAAGAGGGGAAGTCCTATTGGACCTACAGAGGCTGGTGTTTATGCTTATACCGAG